The following coding sequences are from one Pyrobaculum sp. 3827-6 window:
- a CDS encoding transketolase C-terminal domain-containing protein, translating to MQIQKTRKIEALTSNYAVAYAVKAADVDVIAVYPITPQTTIVEKLSEFVANGELNAELIHVESEHSALSAVVGASAAGARVFTATSSQGLELAHEVLHIASGMRLPIVMAVPTRAVSAPISIHNDYGDVMNARDVGWVIYIAASAQEVYDTVIQAYRLAERALLPVIVAYDGFLMSHTVEPVELNDEEEVRKFLPRTPRPYTLNPRRPVTMGPLTSPDWYYEFKYQQVLALQEAYKIAKDVDAEYSRAFGRGYGVVEAYRMEDADYAIVTYGGTAYGNAKAAADLARERGIAAGVVRIRLYRPFPTADVLKAISGVKALAVLDRAIMFGGPAEGPLYRDLATAMYMSGLDKPAVNVIHGIGQRTMYVEDLYKIYTMLREGPRKEAVFMGVRI from the coding sequence ATGCAGATACAGAAGACTAGAAAAATCGAGGCGCTGACAAGCAACTACGCCGTGGCCTACGCCGTGAAGGCCGCCGACGTGGACGTAATAGCGGTCTACCCCATAACCCCCCAGACCACGATTGTGGAGAAGCTCTCCGAATTCGTAGCCAACGGCGAGCTAAACGCCGAGCTTATACACGTGGAGTCGGAGCACTCCGCCCTATCAGCCGTTGTGGGCGCCTCCGCCGCCGGGGCCAGGGTCTTCACAGCCACCTCCAGCCAGGGGCTGGAGCTGGCCCACGAGGTGTTGCACATAGCCAGCGGCATGAGGCTACCCATCGTCATGGCCGTCCCCACGAGGGCGGTCTCCGCGCCGATTAGCATACACAACGACTACGGCGACGTGATGAACGCCCGCGACGTCGGCTGGGTGATATACATAGCCGCATCCGCCCAGGAGGTGTACGACACGGTGATACAGGCATACCGCCTAGCCGAGAGGGCCCTGCTCCCAGTCATTGTGGCCTACGACGGCTTCCTCATGTCCCACACGGTGGAGCCCGTGGAGCTAAACGACGAGGAAGAGGTGAGGAAATTCCTCCCACGCACCCCCAGGCCCTACACGCTAAACCCCAGGCGTCCGGTGACCATGGGGCCTCTGACGTCCCCCGACTGGTACTACGAATTTAAGTACCAGCAGGTACTCGCCCTCCAGGAGGCGTACAAAATCGCCAAGGATGTAGACGCGGAGTACAGCCGCGCCTTCGGCAGAGGCTACGGCGTCGTAGAGGCCTACAGAATGGAAGACGCCGACTACGCAATAGTGACCTACGGCGGCACGGCCTACGGAAACGCCAAGGCGGCCGCCGACTTGGCCAGGGAGAGGGGAATAGCCGCGGGCGTGGTGAGAATTAGGCTCTACCGCCCATTCCCCACGGCAGACGTCTTGAAGGCGATAAGCGGCGTCAAGGCCTTGGCTGTTCTAGACAGGGCGATAATGTTCGGAGGCCCCGCCGAGGGCCCCCTCTACAGAGATCTGGCAACAGCCATGTATATGAGCGGGCTGGATAAGCCCGCGGTGAATGTAATCCACGGCATCGGGCAACGCACAATGTACGTAGAGGATCTGTACAAGATATATACAATGCTGAGAGAGGGGCCTAGGAAAGAGGCGGTCTTCATGGGTGTGAGGATATGA
- a CDS encoding 4Fe-4S binding protein: protein MTLPRATELPIGAVVTEPGSTRRYSTAGWRTLKPVIHDDKCVRCQLCWLYCPEGTIAEVRGVFKVGGRSYDVKYEIIYDHCKGCGICANECPTKAIEMVPEAP from the coding sequence ATGACCCTGCCAAGAGCCACCGAGCTTCCCATAGGCGCCGTAGTGACGGAGCCCGGCTCAACAAGGCGCTACTCAACCGCGGGCTGGAGGACTTTGAAGCCCGTGATACACGACGACAAATGCGTCAGGTGTCAGCTATGCTGGCTCTACTGCCCGGAGGGCACCATCGCCGAGGTCAGAGGCGTCTTCAAGGTGGGGGGCAGGTCATACGACGTGAAGTACGAAATAATATACGACCACTGCAAGGGCTGTGGCATATGTGCAAACGAGTGCCCCACCAAGGCGATTGAAATGGTCCCCGAGGCGCCATGA
- a CDS encoding 2-oxoacid:acceptor oxidoreductase family protein — protein MGMVEVRFHGRGGQGMVTAAQVLATAAILEGKYAQAFPEFGPERRGAPVKSYLRISDRPIYIREPVLHPDVIVVADQSLFSAENPLEGAKDTSILVVNGVYKAPIKTYYVDATTLAIKVLGRPIVNTALIGAVVKATGVVSLEAVAEALKKYFTGRLYDLNVKLVEMAYQETVGL, from the coding sequence ATGGGGATGGTGGAAGTTAGGTTTCACGGACGGGGCGGCCAGGGTATGGTCACTGCGGCGCAAGTCCTCGCCACCGCGGCGATTCTAGAAGGCAAGTATGCGCAAGCCTTCCCGGAGTTCGGCCCCGAGCGCAGAGGCGCCCCCGTCAAGTCCTACCTACGGATCTCTGACAGGCCTATATACATCAGAGAGCCTGTGCTCCACCCAGACGTAATAGTGGTGGCCGACCAGTCGCTATTCAGCGCAGAGAACCCCCTAGAAGGCGCCAAGGACACCTCCATACTGGTGGTAAACGGCGTCTACAAAGCCCCAATAAAGACCTACTACGTAGACGCAACCACCCTAGCCATCAAGGTGTTGGGCAGGCCAATAGTGAACACCGCCCTAATCGGGGCCGTGGTGAAGGCCACGGGAGTCGTGTCGCTTGAAGCCGTAGCCGAGGCCTTGAAGAAGTACTTCACCGGGAGGCTGTACGACCTCAATGTAAAACTTGTAGAAATGGCCTACCAGGAAACTGTGGGGCTATGA
- a CDS encoding D-glycerate dehydrogenase — MRCIFVSREGFPESMYKKLEEAGRVEVYRHGGSPWSTRGVPKSVLIEAARRCEALVIFIGDVVDREVLDAGAALKIVSTASVGVDHIDVEYARKRGVVVAHTPYVLVDAVADLAVGLLLAVARRIALGDRLIRSGAAEAVWGSLMGVDLRWKRAGIVGLGSIGSAIARRLTAFGVEVVYWSRRRKPEAEFSLGISYVELDELLATSDFVIVTMALTPETRRFFNRERFQRMKRGAYFVNVARGGLVDTEALVEALETGVLAGAALDVFDVEPLPAGHRLASMDNVVLTPHIGSAAVETRRRMAELAAENVVSFFKTGRAIYSV, encoded by the coding sequence ATGAGGTGTATATTCGTATCGCGGGAGGGGTTCCCCGAGTCTATGTATAAAAAGCTTGAAGAGGCCGGCCGCGTCGAGGTGTATCGCCACGGCGGCTCCCCCTGGTCCACAAGGGGGGTGCCCAAGTCGGTGTTGATAGAGGCGGCGAGGAGGTGCGAGGCGTTGGTTATATTCATCGGGGATGTGGTGGATAGGGAGGTTCTGGACGCGGGGGCCGCCCTGAAGATCGTCTCCACGGCGTCGGTGGGCGTAGATCACATAGACGTGGAGTACGCCAGGAAGAGGGGTGTCGTGGTGGCACACACTCCTTACGTCTTGGTGGACGCCGTCGCCGATCTAGCCGTCGGCCTCCTGCTGGCTGTTGCGAGGAGGATAGCGCTGGGCGACCGCCTCATTAGGAGCGGCGCCGCGGAGGCCGTCTGGGGCAGCCTCATGGGAGTCGACCTCAGGTGGAAACGCGCCGGCATCGTGGGCCTCGGGAGCATTGGCTCTGCCATTGCCCGGAGGCTGACGGCGTTTGGCGTGGAGGTGGTGTACTGGAGTAGGAGGAGGAAGCCGGAGGCCGAGTTCTCCCTCGGCATCTCATATGTAGAGCTAGACGAGCTCCTGGCCACCAGCGACTTTGTCATTGTGACCATGGCGCTGACTCCGGAGACCAGGAGATTTTTCAACCGGGAGAGGTTTCAAAGGATGAAGAGGGGGGCGTATTTCGTCAACGTGGCGCGGGGCGGCCTAGTGGATACAGAGGCCTTGGTGGAGGCCCTCGAGACGGGGGTCTTGGCGGGGGCTGCTCTTGACGTGTTTGACGTGGAGCCTCTTCCTGCTGGGCACAGGCTAGCGTCTATGGATAACGTGGTGTTGACTCCTCACATCGGCTCGGCGGCTGTGGAGACTCGGCGGAGGATGGCGGAGCTGGCGGCTGAGAACGTGGTGTCGTTTTTCAAAACCGGCAGGGCCATATACTCGGTGTAA
- a CDS encoding NifB/NifX family molybdenum-iron cluster-binding protein, producing MRILVPVEENRGWDSPVSDEFGHAPYFAVVEGGQVKIFSNGEVIRGRGHRWEEILSLGPDVVITREIGRPAYHVFRNRGVRIYLAEGATLREVLEKFQRGLLKDFPAELAHEPRHH from the coding sequence ATGCGTATACTGGTGCCGGTTGAGGAAAACAGGGGCTGGGATTCCCCAGTCTCCGACGAGTTTGGGCACGCGCCTTACTTCGCGGTTGTTGAGGGGGGACAGGTGAAGATTTTCAGCAACGGGGAGGTTATAAGGGGGAGGGGGCACAGGTGGGAGGAGATACTCAGCCTGGGCCCCGACGTCGTCATTACTAGAGAGATTGGGAGGCCGGCGTACCACGTCTTTAGGAACAGGGGCGTACGCATATACCTAGCGGAGGGGGCCACTCTACGTGAGGTTCTGGAAAAATTCCAAAGAGGATTGCTGAAGGATTTTCCAGCCGAGCTGGCACACGAGCCGAGGCACCACTAG
- a CDS encoding aldehyde ferredoxin oxidoreductase N-terminal domain-containing protein, whose amino-acid sequence MIVLEINVESGDVRRRELESTGPLDLALAIHKERETWRLDPLAPEAPVVFGMGPFVGGRLHGVHRLVFVFKSPQTKTLHVSALGGAAYKALGMGAHAVAIVGKAPRPTALLIAGGEVKFVEAEPGDAYEVARRLYAAHREFFVENDARVLAVGPAAFTTYNGAVVSIDIDAKRGEFRLGAEDFAARGGPGTALAQGHNVVAIAVGGLKKPLYQKVADAEAINQIFKTKMGKPYIDVLNEKTVKYRYDPKMGTGGTFGVNYPHYRDLLPLFGYKSIYMTKEERVKHADLVMELFWKPFQVEVFEKARSWYNCGEPCPVVCKKVWRGKKVDYESFHAVGPFIGNYIFQEAVPLVDKIDRLGLDAIETGHLVAWLFDAVHAGLLKPEEVGLSDVPAFDPAAFKPVEDSRKNARLAGELIEGFVNNSTEVLALVARHGIRKAARELERRYPDRVRAAGYRFRDLAVYAAYGTEGYMTPNFYWAPGLIGPMYIQGRYWTNYNPTFMPPEDFAKSSYERAVAEAYIDNAGICRFHRGWAEPVLKELYALAGLKPPTPQLYRDIAYYAKLAGAEPMPWESKRARDLVATLARELGAKEWEFEDYDDYYEWWVRYKEALDKLIFS is encoded by the coding sequence GTGATTGTACTTGAGATAAACGTAGAAAGCGGTGATGTGAGGAGGCGGGAGTTGGAGTCCACAGGCCCGCTGGACCTGGCGCTCGCCATACATAAAGAACGCGAGACGTGGCGCCTAGATCCCCTGGCGCCGGAGGCTCCGGTGGTCTTCGGCATGGGGCCCTTCGTCGGCGGGAGGCTACACGGAGTGCACAGACTGGTATTCGTCTTCAAAAGCCCCCAGACCAAGACGCTACACGTATCCGCCCTCGGAGGGGCGGCTTATAAAGCCTTGGGCATGGGGGCCCACGCCGTTGCCATAGTGGGGAAGGCCCCGAGGCCCACAGCCCTCTTAATCGCAGGTGGCGAGGTGAAGTTCGTCGAGGCGGAGCCAGGGGACGCATATGAAGTAGCCCGAAGGCTCTACGCCGCCCATAGAGAATTTTTCGTAGAAAACGACGCGAGGGTGCTGGCGGTGGGCCCCGCGGCTTTCACCACGTACAACGGCGCCGTGGTCTCCATAGACATAGACGCAAAAAGAGGAGAGTTTAGGCTAGGCGCCGAGGACTTCGCCGCCAGAGGAGGCCCGGGCACAGCACTGGCCCAGGGACACAACGTCGTTGCCATCGCCGTGGGGGGTCTGAAAAAGCCACTCTACCAAAAAGTCGCAGACGCCGAAGCAATAAACCAGATATTCAAGACAAAGATGGGAAAGCCATACATAGACGTACTCAACGAAAAGACCGTGAAATACAGATACGACCCCAAGATGGGGACGGGGGGCACCTTCGGGGTAAACTACCCCCACTACCGCGACCTCCTCCCCCTTTTCGGCTACAAATCCATCTACATGACCAAGGAGGAGAGGGTAAAACACGCAGACCTGGTGATGGAGCTCTTCTGGAAGCCCTTCCAGGTTGAGGTGTTTGAAAAGGCGAGGAGCTGGTACAACTGCGGAGAGCCCTGCCCCGTCGTTTGTAAGAAGGTGTGGCGCGGCAAGAAGGTGGACTACGAGTCCTTCCACGCCGTGGGGCCTTTCATAGGCAACTACATATTCCAGGAGGCGGTGCCGCTGGTGGACAAAATCGACCGCCTAGGCCTAGACGCCATAGAGACCGGCCACCTAGTGGCGTGGCTCTTCGACGCGGTGCACGCCGGCCTGCTGAAGCCGGAAGAGGTGGGGCTGAGCGACGTGCCGGCCTTCGACCCCGCCGCCTTCAAGCCGGTGGAGGACTCTAGAAAAAACGCAAGGCTCGCAGGCGAGCTGATAGAAGGCTTTGTAAACAACTCCACCGAGGTCCTCGCCCTAGTGGCTAGACACGGCATTAGAAAAGCCGCGCGGGAGCTGGAGAGGCGCTACCCCGACAGAGTGAGGGCCGCCGGCTACAGATTTAGAGACCTCGCCGTATACGCCGCATACGGCACAGAGGGGTACATGACGCCGAACTTCTACTGGGCCCCCGGCTTGATAGGACCCATGTACATACAGGGGCGCTACTGGACAAACTACAACCCCACATTCATGCCCCCCGAAGACTTCGCCAAGTCATCCTACGAACGCGCCGTCGCAGAGGCCTACATAGACAACGCAGGCATCTGCAGGTTCCACAGAGGCTGGGCCGAGCCCGTGCTCAAGGAGCTCTACGCACTAGCCGGCTTAAAACCCCCCACCCCCCAGCTCTACCGCGACATAGCCTACTACGCCAAGCTAGCCGGCGCTGAGCCGATGCCTTGGGAGAGCAAAAGAGCCAGAGACCTAGTCGCCACCCTCGCCCGCGAACTCGGCGCAAAAGAGTGGGAATTCGAAGACTACGACGACTACTACGAGTGGTGGGTTAGGTACAAAGAGGCCCTAGACAAGCTGATATTCAGCTAG
- a CDS encoding CBS domain-containing protein, with protein MKVRDLVHDKVVYCFGDEPIECAVAKMYAANVGSVVVLDRSGRPVGIVTERDVVRFLAQEVDLKTPLENVARKNLITASPEDSVVSAAVKMIENNIRHMPVVEGGRLIGVISIRDVLRALVAAEAFP; from the coding sequence GTGAAAGTACGCGACTTGGTTCATGACAAGGTTGTTTATTGCTTCGGGGACGAGCCTATTGAATGCGCCGTTGCTAAGATGTACGCCGCTAATGTGGGTAGTGTAGTTGTTTTAGATAGGTCGGGGCGCCCCGTCGGCATCGTCACAGAGCGCGACGTGGTGAGGTTCCTGGCTCAGGAGGTGGATCTCAAGACTCCGCTGGAGAACGTAGCGCGTAAGAACCTAATCACGGCATCACCAGAGGACTCCGTGGTATCTGCCGCTGTTAAGATGATTGAAAACAACATTCGGCATATGCCCGTGGTGGAGGGCGGGCGGCTCATCGGCGTAATTAGTATAAGAGACGTCCTGAGGGCGCTTGTGGCAGCTGAGGCGTTTCCCTAA
- the rpiA gene encoding ribose 5-phosphate isomerase A — protein MSKTLLAREAVRYVKSGMVVGLGSGTTAREFIKALAEADVDGVLLVPTSADSEVLAHEVGLGDRLRPMWAVDRVDLAVDGADEVARDKTLLKGRGGALLREKIVDYAAERFVVLVDEHKLVERIPARNPVPVEVLPWAWRFVARQIERRYGGAARLRTDGGKLGPVVTDNGNYIVDWVPPGPVGPSIEEELKEIPGVLESGVFAKRRDAVVLVARPDGSITQL, from the coding sequence ATGTCGAAGACTCTGCTTGCTAGAGAGGCTGTAAGGTATGTAAAGAGCGGAATGGTGGTGGGGCTGGGCTCCGGCACCACAGCGCGTGAATTTATCAAGGCGCTGGCCGAGGCTGATGTGGACGGCGTGTTGCTAGTCCCCACCTCCGCAGACAGTGAGGTGCTCGCCCACGAGGTGGGCCTGGGCGATAGGTTGCGCCCCATGTGGGCTGTGGATAGGGTAGATTTGGCTGTGGACGGGGCGGACGAGGTGGCTAGAGACAAGACGTTGCTCAAGGGGAGGGGGGGCGCTTTGCTGAGGGAGAAGATTGTGGACTACGCGGCGGAGAGGTTCGTGGTGCTTGTGGATGAGCATAAGCTGGTCGAGAGGATACCGGCTAGAAACCCCGTGCCGGTGGAGGTCCTCCCCTGGGCGTGGAGGTTCGTGGCTAGGCAGATTGAGAGGAGGTACGGCGGCGCCGCGAGGCTTAGAACCGACGGGGGCAAGCTGGGGCCTGTGGTTACAGACAACGGGAATTACATAGTTGACTGGGTGCCCCCCGGCCCGGTTGGCCCCTCAATTGAGGAAGAGTTGAAGGAGATACCGGGGGTTTTGGAGAGCGGCGTGTTTGCTAAGAGGCGCGACGCCGTTGTGCTCGTGGCTAGGCCCGACGGATCGATAACTCAGCTCTAA
- a CDS encoding ATP-binding protein has translation MIELREEIAAGRFTKEDVAVSLWRILRGNAPPPYDDAVKFFEYTHLTETLQKVLSNVLGRVSGRGGDKVLILKSGFGGGKTHILAAVYYLFRVDLGRIENTEVGRFISRYGVPEASVCAVDMSAENLWPPWLFLERCLNRSLGREVPETDVLKSALEGKGPVVIIVDELGEFFRFLETRRPQQRDQEASATLLFFRRLTDALGNRDILVVSMPDDSAPYSDWVKKKLSDLYEVLRRGGTDHVPIASVEEVYKIIKRRLFKRVDEADAEATAAEYANYYKKWGELFNSGWVGINELRLAYPFHPAFIRTLWERTSTIPEFQRTRDLIYILSLAAYRKLSGVKEFRDLILPGDLDLLDREFKDFFTVGVGRPSYAGIIDHDLAEARRLGELHYYAAAGLYVYSLIGGDVKKAGATLADIRALAAKPKLTDPKAVDKAVEELLERLWYMETEGNRYWFQAEPNINKVLEESKNAVPDDEAFEVLAEEVDRLKRSLKWWRFHIDVLTAPSEVKDEKAFRLYIWSPRSPGVDCNRGLEELVSMADRLKYRNSFVVLLHGGVPLDQAKYLVACESLKKRFQGDQLRRLEALCEKKALDFYITFYRSFNCLAIPYGRDVLFQKIELELGGPLERGEKAAVKLRELLSAQIKRTLEDIAKFVESLNDKFYFQTYLEPRLRNAGRVLISEAKEDLYRDPDLPITSPDEIDSVLKRLAEEGRVVLSCGTTYYWPQAEKELRSLPDSEIVRKVRKMLECDPRDAQSILLTPPKEVVDLVEMAKKAAKPVEVVEVAKPQPLCVEKIVPLGEAVGSSLLHLSISGDDVYRVKLLIEQLSTVGVEVVDASASAEFSDEGITSTWSAKDLTAVKKLLSYLITLGSEGGRASVSLEVDVKEKEITQSVANLAKIYNDVKILAHVRSCL, from the coding sequence ATGATTGAGTTGAGGGAGGAGATCGCAGCTGGGCGCTTTACTAAGGAGGACGTCGCTGTTTCTCTGTGGAGGATCTTGAGGGGTAACGCCCCGCCGCCGTACGACGACGCTGTCAAGTTCTTTGAATATACCCACTTGACTGAGACTTTACAAAAGGTTTTATCAAATGTGTTGGGTAGGGTTTCTGGGAGGGGTGGTGATAAGGTTTTGATTTTGAAGTCTGGCTTTGGTGGGGGTAAGACGCATATCTTGGCCGCTGTGTATTACCTGTTCAGGGTGGATCTAGGGCGTATTGAAAACACAGAGGTGGGGAGATTTATTAGCCGATATGGTGTCCCCGAGGCCTCGGTGTGCGCGGTGGATATGTCTGCTGAGAATCTGTGGCCGCCGTGGTTGTTTCTAGAGCGTTGTCTCAACCGGAGTCTTGGCCGCGAGGTGCCTGAGACCGATGTGTTGAAGTCGGCTCTTGAGGGCAAGGGGCCTGTTGTTATTATCGTTGACGAGCTGGGTGAGTTTTTCAGGTTTTTAGAGACGCGGAGACCCCAGCAAAGGGATCAAGAGGCGTCGGCTACTCTGCTTTTCTTCCGTAGGCTTACTGACGCTCTTGGAAACCGCGATATTCTCGTCGTGTCGATGCCTGATGATTCCGCGCCTTATTCTGATTGGGTTAAGAAGAAGCTGTCGGATTTGTATGAGGTGCTTAGAAGGGGTGGAACCGATCATGTGCCTATTGCCAGTGTTGAGGAGGTCTATAAGATTATCAAGAGGCGGCTGTTTAAACGGGTTGATGAGGCCGATGCCGAGGCCACGGCTGCTGAATACGCTAATTACTACAAGAAGTGGGGTGAGTTGTTTAATAGCGGGTGGGTGGGCATTAATGAGCTGAGGCTGGCTTATCCGTTTCACCCAGCTTTTATTAGGACTTTGTGGGAGAGGACGTCGACGATACCGGAGTTTCAGAGGACTCGTGACTTGATATACATCTTGTCGCTTGCCGCTTATAGAAAGCTGTCTGGCGTCAAGGAGTTCCGCGACCTTATTTTGCCCGGAGATCTGGATCTGCTGGATAGGGAGTTTAAGGACTTCTTTACGGTAGGTGTAGGGAGGCCTTCGTATGCGGGTATAATAGATCACGACTTGGCGGAGGCCCGGCGGCTTGGGGAGTTGCATTACTACGCCGCGGCTGGGCTATACGTGTATTCCCTCATTGGCGGCGACGTGAAGAAGGCAGGTGCGACTCTTGCCGACATCAGGGCGCTAGCCGCCAAGCCGAAATTAACAGATCCAAAAGCGGTTGACAAGGCGGTGGAGGAGTTGCTGGAGAGGCTGTGGTACATGGAGACTGAGGGGAATAGGTACTGGTTCCAAGCCGAGCCTAATATTAACAAGGTTCTTGAAGAGAGCAAGAACGCTGTGCCGGACGACGAGGCTTTTGAGGTGCTGGCAGAGGAGGTGGACCGCCTCAAGAGATCTCTCAAGTGGTGGAGATTCCACATCGACGTCTTAACGGCGCCTTCTGAGGTTAAGGACGAGAAGGCGTTCCGGCTTTATATATGGTCGCCTAGGTCCCCCGGTGTTGACTGCAATCGAGGTTTGGAGGAGCTTGTGAGTATGGCTGACCGCCTGAAGTATAGGAACAGTTTCGTTGTGCTTCTACACGGCGGGGTCCCGCTTGACCAGGCTAAGTACCTAGTGGCATGTGAGTCGCTTAAGAAGAGGTTCCAGGGTGACCAGTTGAGGAGGTTGGAGGCGCTCTGTGAGAAGAAGGCTCTTGACTTCTACATCACGTTCTATAGATCGTTTAACTGTCTTGCTATTCCATATGGGAGGGATGTCTTGTTCCAGAAGATTGAGCTGGAGCTAGGGGGGCCGTTGGAGAGGGGGGAGAAGGCGGCTGTTAAGCTTAGGGAGCTTTTATCAGCTCAGATAAAGAGGACGCTGGAGGATATAGCAAAATTCGTCGAGTCGCTTAATGACAAGTTTTACTTCCAGACCTATCTAGAGCCTAGGTTGAGAAACGCTGGTAGAGTCCTTATATCTGAGGCAAAGGAAGACTTATACCGAGATCCCGACCTCCCCATCACCAGCCCAGACGAGATAGATAGTGTTTTGAAGAGGCTCGCAGAGGAGGGTAGAGTTGTGCTGAGTTGCGGTACCACGTATTACTGGCCGCAAGCTGAGAAAGAGCTGAGGAGTCTGCCAGACTCGGAAATCGTTAGGAAGGTGAGAAAGATGCTTGAGTGTGATCCTAGAGATGCGCAGTCCATCCTACTGACTCCTCCGAAAGAAGTGGTTGATCTTGTCGAGATGGCAAAAAAGGCCGCCAAGCCCGTTGAGGTTGTTGAGGTAGCAAAGCCGCAACCTTTGTGTGTAGAGAAAATCGTCCCGCTGGGCGAGGCTGTAGGCTCCTCTCTGCTCCACCTGAGCATAAGTGGCGACGACGTCTATAGGGTGAAGTTGTTGATAGAGCAACTATCCACCGTGGGGGTGGAGGTGGTAGACGCCAGCGCCTCTGCGGAGTTTAGCGACGAGGGGATCACTTCTACATGGAGCGCCAAGGATCTCACCGCAGTGAAGAAGCTTCTGTCGTATCTAATCACCTTAGGGAGTGAGGGGGGTAGGGCTAGCGTTTCGCTAGAGGTTGATGTGAAGGAGAAAGAGATAACACAATCGGTGGCGAATCTTGCTAAGATTTACAACGATGTGAAGATACTGGCACACGTAAGGAGTTGCTTATGA